The Lycium ferocissimum isolate CSIRO_LF1 chromosome 10, AGI_CSIRO_Lferr_CH_V1, whole genome shotgun sequence genome window below encodes:
- the LOC132035198 gene encoding uncharacterized protein LOC132035198 — MSLDFQEIYPLETSKTFKKSTFFILQNLIFPPSPATTHQKAPDPTRFIAMTSSLSPLGTALTIIFIISLLALFTQLLFLLWRRRRRRNNIPIHVHENVQEPSSSSSKELLLFLFCLKTQETNVSRVEPDPDPNPSSHDLVEMELIDFLKLHDMYGPSRFLFTINEEEREDLESEKSDEKMKSMSLKECVKIDEESPENSPENLPELPEVMPELPKKELVGEELPEEVAIDYDSMENKTTPFSTPCDSPFYLTPVASPSCEGVV; from the coding sequence atGTCTCTCGATTTCCAAGAAATATATCCGTTAGAAACttccaaaacttttaaaaagtccACTTTTTTCATACTCCAAAATCTCATATTTCCTCCATCACCGGCAACAACCCACCAGAAAGCACCCGACCCGACCCGTTTTATTGCCATGACTTCCAGTCTAAGCCCACTAGGAACAGCTCTAACAATAATATTCATCATCTCATTACTAGCTTTGTTCACTCAGCTCTTATTTCTCCTCTGGCGTCGTCGTCGTCGCCGCAATAATATTCCAATTCATGTTCATGAAAATGTTCAAgaaccttcttcttcatcttccaaagagcttcttctctttttattcTGTCTTAAAACACAAGAAACGAATGTCTCTCGGGTCGAACCCGACCCGGACCCGAACCCGAGTTCCCACGATCTGGTGGAAATGGAGCTTATTGATTTTTTGAAGCTACATGATATGTATGGACCATCGAGATTTCTGTTTACGATAAacgaagaagagagagaagattTGGAATCGGAGAAATCGGATGAGAAAATGAAGAGTATGAGCTTAAAGGAGTGTGTGAAAATTGATGAAGAGTCGCCGGAAAACTCGCCGGAAAACTTGCCGGAGTTGCCGGAAGTGATGCCGGAGTTGCCGAAAAAGGAGTTAGTTGGCGAAGAGTTGCCGGAGGAGGTGGCAATTGATTATGATTCTATGGAGAATAAAACGACTCCGTTTTCAACTCCTTGCGATTCGCCGTTTTACTTAACTCCGGTGGCTTCTCCGAGTTGTGAAGGGGTCGTTTAG
- the LOC132032825 gene encoding uncharacterized protein LOC132032825, with amino-acid sequence MHRRNIRLRREYLYRKSLEGKERLLYEKKRKIKEALEEGKPIPTELRNEEAALRKEIDLEDENTAVPRSTIDDEYANATEKDPKILLTTSRNPSAPLTQFVKELKIVFPNAQRMNRGGQVISEIIETCRAHDFTDVILVHEHRGVPDGIIISHLPFGPTAYFGLLNVVTRHDIKDKKSMGTMPEAYPHLIFDKFSTKLGERTVNILKHLFPVPKPDTKRIITFANQSDYISFRHHIYEKHGGPKSIELKEVGPRFELRLYQIKLGTMDQDEAQTEWVIRPYMNTSKKRTLLGD; translated from the exons ATGCATAGAAGGAACATTAGGTTACGAAGAGAATATCTATACAGAAAAAGCTTAGAAGGAAAAGAACGTTTGCTTTATGAAAAGAAACGAAAAATCAAAGAAGCTttagaag AGGGAAAACCGATTCCAACTGAGCTGAGGAATGAAGAGGCGGCTCTTCGCAAAGAAATCGACCTTGAAGATGAAAATACTGCTG TACCTCGATCAACTATTGATGATGAATATGCTAATGCAACTGAAAAAGATCCCAAAATTTTGCTTACCACTTCAAGAAATCCTAGTGCTCCTCTTACTCAGTTTGTCAAG GAGTTGAAAATTGTGTTCCCTAATGCTCAGCGGATGAATCGTGGTGGTCAG GTTATATCAGAAATAATTGAAACCTGCCGTGCTCATGATTTTACAGATGTAATTTTGGTCCATGAGCATCGTGGTGTGCCTGATGGTATTATCATTAGCCATCTGCCTTTTGGTCCAACTGCTTACTTTGGTTTGCTCAATGTG GTCACTAGACATGATATCAAGGACAAAAAATCTATGGGAACAATGCCCGAGGCCTACCcacatttgatttttgataaattttcaACTAAG CTTGGTGAGAGGACGGTTAACATCCTAAAGCATTTGTTTCCTGTGCCCAAGCCTGATACAAAACGCATCATCACATTTGCTAACCAGTCGGATTACATTTCATTCAG ACATCACATCTATGAAAAGCATGGAGGTCCAAAATCAATTGAGCTGAAAGAGGTTGGCCCTCGATTTGAACTACGGCTTTACCAG ATTAAATTAGGGACGATGGACCAAGACGAAGCTCAAACTGAATGGGTCATAAGGCCTTACATGAACACATCCAAAAAGCGGACGCTTCTAGGGGACTGA